Proteins from a genomic interval of Schistocerca piceifrons isolate TAMUIC-IGC-003096 chromosome 3, iqSchPice1.1, whole genome shotgun sequence:
- the LOC124789615 gene encoding uncharacterized protein LOC124789615, whose translation MAKKFCAEKVLIDSTHGTNKYKFYLTTLLTVDEFGAGCPVSYCLSTHTDTRSMQVFFEQIKKCIGNIKTKVFMSDDCDCYYSAWSVVMGHSEHRLLCTWHVDRAWRRNICSKVNGNAMLKSTVYKALKTLHLQTDREKFSELLDGFLTWCAEEEGTEEFGKYFKDRYSWRAHMWAYSYRIGLGLNTNMFLEANHKTLKYSYLLKKINNRVDKCIQALLHRMRDSLFQRLIRLCKGTERTTRSAEISKSHRRGCGINKELIHCVEDGTWHVYTVSDQPPYTVTYTENSCTACPLSCTECKICVHSCVCSCTDNLIKGNLCEHIHAVEISKGTVKLPMQDRFCRESSVQELTQIVAQQTSGAGSTVDYRAALEDRLTIVQQLARSANSETAGSLLVSFDKLKK comes from the exons atggcaaaaaaattcTGTGCGGAAAAAGTTTTGATAGACAGCACACATGGCACTAATAAGTATAAATTTTATCTGACCACACTGTTGACCGTGGATGAATTTGGTGCTGGATGTCCAGTTTCTTATTGCCTCAGTACACATACTGACACAAGGTCCATGCAAGTTTTCTTTGAGCAGATTAAAAAATGTATTGGAAACATCAAAACAAAG GTATTCATGTCTGATGACTGTGACTGCTACTACAGTGCCTGGAGTGTAGTTATGGGCCATAGCGAACATAGGTTGTTATGTACCTGGCACGTTGATCGGGCATGGAGACGGAATATATGTTCAAAAGTAAATGGGAATGCAATGCTGAAGAGTACTGTATACAAAGCTCTGAAAACTTTGCACTTACAGACAGATAGAGAGAAATTCTCAGAGCTGCTGGATGGCTTTCTTACTTGGTGTGCAGAGGAGGAAGGAACTGAGGAGTTTGGCAAGTACTTTAAAGATAGATATTCATGGAGGGCACATATGTGGGCATACAGCTACAGAATTGGACTTGGCCTTAATACAAATATGTTCTTAGAAGCAAACCATAAAACTCTTAAATACTCATActtactgaagaaaataaataacagagtAGATAAATGTATCCAGGCCCTGTTGCACAGAATGAGGGACTCACTTTTTCAAAGATTAATAAGGCTTTGTAAGGGGACAGAGAGAACTACACGCAGTGCTGAAATAAGTAAGAGTCACAGAAGAGGTTGTGGTATCAATAAGGAACTGATACACTGTGTTGAAGATGGCACATGGCATGTATACACCGTTTCTGATCAGCCCCCATATACTGTCACCTATACAGAGAACTCTTGCACTGCATGCCCATTGTCCTGTACTGAGTGCAAG atcTGTGTGcacagttgtgtgtgttcttgcacAGACAATTTGATCAAGGGTAACCTCTGTGAACACATTCATGCAGTGGAAATCAGCAAAGGAACTGTAAAGCTCCCTATGCAAGACAGGTTCTGCAGAGAGTCATCTGTGCAGGAGTTAACACAAATAGTTGCTCAGCAGACTTCAGGTGCTGGCAGCACTGTTGACTACCGAGCTGCTTTGGAAGACAGGCTGACTATTGTGCAACAATTAGCAAGAAGTGCTAACAGTGAAACTGCTGGCTCTCTCCTTGTGTCATTTGATAAATTAAAGAAATGA